The following coding sequences lie in one Mucilaginibacter sp. KACC 22773 genomic window:
- the rplJ gene encoding 50S ribosomal protein L10, protein MNKEEKYDLVLALTEQMKEYGNFYITDTSNLTVAKINDIRRQCFQSEITMKVAKNSLIKKAMEAAGGDYTPIFDVLKGSSSILFSKSATAPAKLIKQLRKKSDKPILKAAYIDSAIFIGDNQIDTLIKLKSKEQLIGEVIGLLQSPAKNVISALQSGGNTIAGLVKTLQERG, encoded by the coding sequence ATGAATAAAGAAGAAAAATACGACCTTGTTCTTGCCCTTACTGAGCAAATGAAAGAGTACGGTAATTTCTATATTACTGATACCTCTAATTTAACAGTTGCAAAGATCAACGATATCCGTCGTCAGTGTTTCCAAAGCGAAATCACAATGAAAGTGGCAAAAAATAGCTTGATTAAAAAAGCTATGGAAGCTGCAGGTGGCGATTACACTCCAATATTTGATGTATTAAAAGGTTCATCATCAATCCTTTTTTCAAAATCAGCAACTGCCCCGGCAAAGTTGATTAAACAATTAAGGAAAAAAAGTGACAAACCGATTTTAAAAGCAGCTTATATTGATTCAGCAATATTTATTGGCGACAACCAGATCGATACGTTGATCAAGTTGAAATCAAAAGAGCAGCTGATAGGCGAAGTTATCGGATTATTGCAATCACCAGCCAAGAATGTTATTTCTGCACTGCAATCAGGCGGAAATACTATCGCAGGTTTGGTAAAAACATTACAAGAAAGAGGTTAA
- the rplL gene encoding 50S ribosomal protein L7/L12 produces the protein MADLKAFAEQLVNLTVKEVNELAQILKDEYGIEPAAAAVAVAAAPAGGDDAPAAEAVQTAFDVILKEAGGAKLAVVKLVKDLTGLGLKEAKDLVDGAPKEVKTGVTKEEAESLKKQLEEAGAVVEVK, from the coding sequence ATGGCGGATTTAAAAGCGTTTGCTGAACAGTTGGTAAACTTAACAGTAAAGGAAGTAAACGAATTAGCTCAGATCTTAAAAGACGAGTATGGTATTGAGCCTGCTGCTGCAGCTGTTGCTGTTGCTGCTGCTCCGGCTGGTGGCGATGACGCTCCTGCTGCTGAAGCAGTACAAACTGCATTTGACGTTATCCTGAAAGAAGCAGGTGGCGCTAAATTAGCAGTTGTTAAATTAGTAAAAGACTTAACTGGCTTAGGTTTGAAAGAAGCTAAAGATCTTGTTGATGGTGCACCAAAAGAAGTTAAAACCGGTGTAACTAAAGAAGAAGCTGAATCTTTGAAAAAACAATTAGAAGAAGCTGGAGCAGTAGTTGAGGTTAAATAA
- the rplK gene encoding 50S ribosomal protein L11, producing the protein MAKEIGAMVKLQVKGGAANPSPPIGPALGAKGVNIMEFCKQFNARTQDKAGKVLPVLITVYVDKSFEFIIKTPPVAIQLLEVTGLKSGSAEPNRKKVANVNWEQVETIAKDKMVDLNAFTVESAMKMVAGTARSMGITVSGTAPWN; encoded by the coding sequence ATGGCAAAAGAGATCGGTGCAATGGTAAAGCTGCAGGTTAAAGGCGGCGCCGCAAACCCATCACCTCCAATTGGCCCTGCATTGGGTGCAAAAGGTGTGAACATCATGGAGTTTTGCAAGCAATTTAATGCACGTACCCAGGATAAAGCTGGAAAAGTGTTGCCTGTTTTGATTACTGTTTATGTTGACAAATCTTTCGAATTTATCATCAAAACCCCTCCTGTTGCAATCCAGTTATTGGAAGTTACAGGTTTAAAAAGTGGTTCGGCTGAACCCAACCGTAAAAAAGTTGCCAATGTAAATTGGGAGCAGGTTGAAACTATAGCCAAAGATAAAATGGTAGATTTAAATGCATTTACTGTAGAATCAGCCATGAAAATGGTGGCAGGTACTGCCCGTAGTATGGGAATCACCGTATCAGGTACGGCTCCCTGGAACTAA
- the rpoB gene encoding DNA-directed RNA polymerase subunit beta, which yields MANNINQRVNFATSRKVLDYPDFLDVQLQSFQEFFQLETTSDNRYKEGLFKVFAENFPISDSRNIFVLEFLDYFIDPPRYDIQECIERGLTYSVPLKAKLRLSCNDEEHEDFETIVQDVYLGTIPYMTPKGTFVINGAERVIVSQLHRSPGVFFGQSRHTNGTKLYSARVIPFKGSWIEFATDVNNVMYAYIDRKKKFPVTTLLRAIGYDSDKDILELFELADEVKVSKSGLKKFIGRKLAARVLKKWVEDFVDEDTGEVVSIDRNEIILERETVLEDDHIDMIIDAGVKTIILNKEDASTSGDYTIIYNTLQKDTSNSEKEAVEHIYRQLRNAEPPDEETARGIIDRLFFSDKRYDLGDVGRYRINRKLKLNTSDETKVLTKQDIIAIVKYLIKLINSKAEVDDIDHLSNRRVRTVGEQLYAQFGVGLARMARTIRERMNIRDNEVFTPTDLINARTLSSVINSFFGTNQLSQFMDQTNPLAEITHKRRLSALGPGGLSRERAGFEVRDVHYTHYGRLCTIETPEGPNIGLISSLCVHAKINNLGFIETPYKRVVDGKVQVDEPVIYLSAEDEDGKTIGQANAHYDDKGVFALPKVKARFEGDFPIIEPERLDLMDIAPNQITSIAASLIPFLEHDDANRALMGSNMQRQAVPLLRPEAPIVGTGLEGRVAKDSRTLINAEGDGVVEYVDANEIRIKYDRNELDRLISFDGDSKSYRLTKFKKTNQSTTMNLKPIVKKGQRVSKGEVLCEGYATQAGELALGRNLKVAFMPWQGYNFEDAIVISERVVSQDIFTSLHVEEFELEVRDTKRGEEELTPDIPNVSEEATKDLDEDGIIRVGAEVKEGDILIGKITPKGESDPSPEEKLLRAIFGDKAGDVKDASLKTPPSIAGVVIDTKLFSRAKKTSKAEEKAQLEKLDNKHDKAVKDLKNTLIEKLFEIVNGKTSQGVYNVYKELHVPKGVKFTQKILVELNYENINPTKWTTDDDKNDQIKTLLHNYNIKVNEELGAYRRDKFAISVGDELPSGIVQMAKVYIAKKRKLKVGDKMAGRHGNKGIVARIVRDEDMPFLEDGTPVDIVLNPLGVPSRMNLGQIYETVLGWAGKELGIKFATPIFDGASHTEVEEWVKKANLPESGRTYLYNGLTGDRFDQQTTVGIIYMLKLGHMVDDKMHARSIGPYSLITQQPLGGKAQFGGQRFGEMEVWALEAFGAANILQEILTVKSDDVIGRAKTYEAIVKGENLPTPSVPESFNVLVHELRGLGLDITLE from the coding sequence TTGGCAAACAACATTAATCAAAGAGTAAACTTTGCAACCAGTAGAAAGGTACTTGATTACCCCGATTTCCTGGATGTTCAGTTACAATCTTTCCAGGAATTTTTTCAATTGGAAACCACCTCAGACAACCGCTATAAAGAAGGTTTGTTTAAAGTGTTTGCTGAAAATTTTCCTATCTCAGATTCAAGGAACATCTTCGTTTTAGAGTTTCTGGATTACTTTATTGATCCGCCACGTTATGATATACAGGAGTGTATCGAGCGCGGATTAACTTATAGCGTACCATTAAAAGCCAAGCTTCGCCTGTCATGTAATGATGAGGAGCACGAAGATTTTGAAACAATTGTACAGGATGTTTATTTGGGTACTATCCCTTATATGACACCTAAAGGTACATTTGTTATTAACGGTGCCGAGCGTGTAATTGTATCGCAGTTACACCGTTCACCTGGTGTATTCTTTGGCCAAAGCCGCCATACCAACGGTACAAAATTATACTCTGCCCGTGTTATTCCTTTCAAGGGTTCATGGATTGAGTTTGCTACAGACGTTAACAACGTGATGTATGCTTACATTGACCGTAAAAAGAAATTCCCGGTTACCACGTTGCTTCGTGCTATTGGTTATGACTCTGACAAAGATATATTAGAGTTATTTGAACTGGCCGACGAAGTAAAAGTTAGCAAATCGGGCCTGAAGAAATTCATTGGCCGTAAGCTTGCTGCAAGGGTACTTAAAAAATGGGTAGAAGATTTTGTGGATGAGGATACCGGTGAAGTGGTATCTATCGACCGTAACGAAATTATCCTTGAGCGTGAAACTGTATTAGAAGATGACCATATTGATATGATCATTGATGCTGGCGTTAAAACCATCATCCTGAACAAGGAAGATGCTTCAACCAGCGGTGATTATACTATTATATATAATACATTACAAAAAGATACTTCGAACTCTGAGAAAGAAGCGGTTGAGCATATCTACCGTCAATTACGTAACGCCGAACCACCTGATGAGGAAACTGCACGTGGTATCATCGATCGTTTGTTCTTCTCGGATAAAAGATATGACCTGGGCGATGTGGGCCGCTACCGCATCAACCGTAAATTGAAATTAAATACCTCTGATGAAACTAAGGTATTAACCAAACAGGATATTATCGCCATCGTAAAATATTTGATCAAACTGATCAACTCAAAAGCCGAGGTGGATGATATTGACCACTTGTCAAACCGTCGTGTTCGTACAGTGGGCGAGCAATTATATGCCCAGTTTGGTGTTGGTTTGGCCCGTATGGCCCGTACCATCCGCGAGCGTATGAACATCCGCGACAACGAGGTATTTACACCTACTGACCTGATTAACGCACGTACACTATCATCTGTGATCAACTCGTTCTTCGGAACTAACCAGTTATCACAGTTTATGGACCAAACCAATCCACTGGCAGAGATTACGCACAAGCGTCGTCTGTCAGCCCTTGGGCCCGGTGGTCTGTCACGTGAGCGTGCAGGTTTCGAGGTTCGTGACGTACACTACACCCACTACGGTAGGTTATGTACTATCGAAACTCCTGAAGGACCGAACATTGGTTTGATCTCGTCGCTTTGCGTACACGCCAAGATTAACAACTTAGGCTTTATCGAAACACCGTACAAACGTGTGGTTGATGGTAAAGTGCAGGTTGATGAGCCGGTTATCTACTTATCTGCTGAGGACGAGGATGGTAAAACTATAGGCCAGGCAAACGCGCATTACGATGATAAAGGTGTATTTGCATTACCGAAAGTAAAAGCACGTTTTGAAGGTGACTTCCCGATCATCGAGCCTGAAAGGCTGGATTTAATGGATATTGCTCCAAACCAGATCACCTCTATCGCAGCTTCATTAATTCCGTTTTTGGAACATGATGATGCTAACCGTGCCTTGATGGGATCGAACATGCAACGCCAGGCTGTGCCTTTGTTACGCCCTGAGGCGCCGATTGTTGGTACCGGTTTGGAAGGTCGTGTGGCAAAAGATTCACGTACACTAATCAATGCCGAAGGCGATGGTGTAGTTGAATATGTTGACGCTAACGAAATCCGGATTAAATATGACCGTAACGAGCTTGACCGCCTGATATCTTTTGATGGCGATTCAAAAAGCTACCGTTTAACCAAGTTCAAGAAAACCAACCAAAGTACTACCATGAACCTTAAGCCTATTGTTAAAAAAGGCCAAAGGGTATCAAAAGGCGAAGTGCTTTGCGAAGGTTACGCAACACAGGCAGGCGAGCTTGCCCTGGGCCGTAACTTAAAGGTGGCTTTCATGCCTTGGCAAGGTTACAACTTTGAGGATGCTATCGTGATCTCTGAGCGTGTTGTATCACAGGATATTTTCACTTCACTTCACGTTGAAGAGTTTGAATTGGAAGTACGTGATACCAAACGTGGTGAAGAAGAATTAACACCAGATATCCCTAACGTATCAGAAGAAGCTACTAAAGACCTTGACGAAGACGGTATTATCCGTGTAGGTGCCGAGGTTAAAGAAGGCGATATCCTGATTGGTAAGATTACTCCGAAAGGCGAATCTGACCCATCACCGGAAGAAAAACTGTTACGCGCCATTTTTGGTGATAAAGCGGGTGATGTTAAGGATGCATCTTTAAAAACTCCACCGTCAATTGCCGGTGTGGTTATAGATACCAAATTGTTTAGCCGTGCTAAGAAAACTTCGAAAGCCGAAGAAAAAGCACAGTTGGAGAAACTGGATAACAAACATGATAAAGCAGTAAAAGATCTTAAAAACACTTTGATTGAAAAGTTATTTGAGATTGTGAACGGCAAAACATCGCAAGGTGTTTACAACGTTTACAAAGAGCTTCATGTGCCTAAAGGTGTAAAATTCACCCAGAAAATTTTAGTTGAGCTTAATTACGAGAACATTAACCCAACTAAATGGACAACTGATGATGATAAAAACGACCAGATAAAAACCTTACTTCATAACTACAATATCAAGGTTAATGAAGAACTGGGCGCTTACCGTCGTGATAAATTCGCTATCAGTGTGGGCGATGAACTGCCATCAGGTATAGTTCAAATGGCTAAAGTTTACATTGCTAAAAAGCGTAAGCTTAAAGTGGGTGATAAAATGGCCGGTCGTCACGGTAATAAAGGTATTGTTGCACGTATTGTACGTGATGAGGATATGCCTTTCCTTGAAGACGGAACACCGGTTGATATTGTGTTGAACCCGCTGGGTGTACCTTCACGTATGAACTTAGGGCAGATATACGAAACCGTATTAGGTTGGGCAGGTAAAGAGTTAGGCATTAAATTCGCTACCCCAATTTTTGATGGTGCAAGCCATACCGAAGTTGAGGAGTGGGTTAAAAAGGCAAACTTACCAGAATCTGGCCGTACCTATTTATACAATGGCTTAACAGGCGACCGTTTTGACCAGCAAACCACAGTAGGTATCATATACATGCTGAAACTTGGTCACATGGTTGATGATAAGATGCACGCACGTTCTATCGGGCCATACTCATTAATTACACAACAACCATTGGGTGGTAAAGCCCAGTTTGGTGGTCAGCGTTTTGGTGAGATGGAGGTTTGGGCATTGGAAGCATTTGGTGCTGCCAATATCCTGCAGGAGATATTAACCGTTAAATCGGATGATGTTATCGGCCGTGCCAAAACTTATGAGGCTATTGTTAAAGGTGAAAACCTGCCAACACCATCAGTTCCTGAATCATTCAACGTATTGGTTCATGAATTAAGAGGTTTAGGTTTAGATATCACTCTGGAATAA
- the nusG gene encoding transcription termination/antitermination protein NusG — protein MSDQLKWYVVRAISGKEKKVKQYIDAEISRLGITHLVPQVLIPTEKYYQMRDGKKIAKERNYFPGYVLMEAVLDGETEHIIKNINSVIGFLGDKAGNAIPLRQAEVNRILGKVDEMSAQGETMNVPYYIGENVKVMDGPFNGFSGVIEEVNEEKKKLKVMVKIFGRRTPLELNYMQVEKE, from the coding sequence ATGAGTGATCAATTGAAGTGGTATGTAGTTAGGGCCATAAGTGGTAAAGAAAAAAAGGTTAAACAATATATAGATGCCGAAATTAGTCGTTTGGGCATTACCCATTTGGTACCACAGGTATTAATACCAACCGAAAAGTACTATCAAATGCGCGATGGAAAAAAGATTGCTAAAGAGCGTAACTACTTTCCGGGCTATGTATTGATGGAAGCTGTATTAGATGGCGAAACCGAACACATCATCAAAAATATAAACAGTGTTATAGGATTTTTAGGCGATAAAGCCGGTAATGCTATCCCACTGCGCCAGGCCGAAGTTAACCGTATTTTAGGTAAGGTTGATGAAATGAGTGCCCAGGGCGAAACAATGAACGTACCTTACTACATAGGCGAAAACGTAAAAGTAATGGACGGGCCTTTCAATGGCTTCAGCGGTGTTATCGAAGAAGTTAACGAAGAAAAAAAGAAATTAAAAGTTATGGTAAAGATATTTGGGCGCCGTACGCCGCTTGAATTGAATTACATGCAGGTAGAGAAAGAATAA
- the rpoC gene encoding DNA-directed RNA polymerase subunit beta' produces the protein MSYKKDNKIKSNFTTITISLASPESILERSSGEVLKPETINYRTYKPERDGLFCERIFGPVKDYECHCGKYKRIRYKGIVCDRCGVEVTEKKVRRERMGHINLVVPVAHIWYFRSLPNKIGYLLGLPTKRLDLIIYYERYVVIQPGIKEADGINKMDFLTEEEYLDVLDTLPKENQYLDDKDPQKFVAKMGAEALEELLKRLDLDELSFSLRHQAANETSQQRKNEALKRLQVVEAFRDAKTRIENNPEWMIVKIVPVIPPELRPLVPLEGGRFATSDLNDLYRRVIIRNNRLKRLIEIKAPEVILRNEKRMLQEAVDSLFDNSRKVNAVKTEGNRALKSLSDILKGKQGRFRQNLLGKRVDYSARSVIVVGPNLKLHECGLPKDMAAELFKPFIIRKMIERGVVKTVKSAKKIVDRKDPLVWDILENVLKGHPVLLNRAPTLHRLGIQSFQPKLVEGKAIQLHPLTCTAFNADFDGDQMAVHVPLGNAAILEAQVLMLASHNILNPANGTPITVPSQDMVLGLYYITKGRKTDDGRVVKGQGLTFYSSEEVIIAYNERKIDLHAFIKVKALTKDREGNIVSKIIDTTVGRVLFNEHVPVEVGYINELLTKKSLRDIIGEVVKITGMARAAQFLDDIKELGFKMAFQGGLSFNLKDINIPAEKVTLIETASKQVEEVMGNYNMGFITNNERYNQIIDIWTRINNRLTANVMDILSNDNQGFNSVYMMLDSGARGSKEQIRQLAGMRGLMAKPQKSGSGGEIIENPILSNFKEGLSVLEYFISTHGARKGLADTALKTADAGYLTRRLHDVAQDMIVGEVDCGTLRGIYTTALKDNEDIVEPLYDRILGRTTLHDVHDPITGELLASAGQDLTEEVAKKIENSPLEGVEIRSVLTCESRRGVCALCYGRNLASGKRVQKGEAVGVIAAQSIGEPGTQLTLRTFHVGGTASNIAAESQINAKFDGIIEFENVRTVEFNTAEEGKVDVVLGRSGEFRIVEQGSNKVIVTNNIPYGSYLYVKDGAKITRGDRICSWDPYNAVIISEFAGLTQFEAVLEGITFREESDEQTGHREKVIIDTRDKTKNPVIQITDTKGNVIKGYNIPVGAHIAVEEGEKLQTGQVIAKIPRSTGKTRDITGGLPRVTELFEARNPSNPAVVTEIDGVVTLGGIKRGNREMTIESKDGQIKKYLVPLSKHILVQDNDFVKAGMPLSDGSISPADILAIKGPAAVQEYLVNGIQEVYRLQGVKINDKHFEVIVHQMMQKVAIEDAGDTRFLEREAVDSWDFMNENDEIFDKKVVVEPGDSTTLKAGQIVSLRRLRDENSILKRKDLKLVEVRDAIAATSSPILQGITRASLGTKSFISAASFQETTKVLNEAAIAGKKDNMLGLKENVIVGHLIPSGTGLREYENIRVGSQEEFDRLMASKAEEVEA, from the coding sequence ATGTCTTACAAAAAGGATAATAAAATCAAAAGTAATTTCACCACAATTACTATCAGCCTGGCCTCTCCCGAGTCCATTCTTGAGCGTTCAAGCGGTGAAGTTTTAAAACCAGAAACCATCAACTACAGGACCTATAAGCCTGAGCGTGATGGTTTATTCTGCGAGCGTATTTTTGGTCCGGTTAAAGATTATGAGTGCCATTGCGGTAAATACAAACGTATCCGTTACAAGGGTATAGTTTGCGACCGTTGCGGTGTTGAAGTAACCGAGAAAAAAGTTCGTCGCGAGCGCATGGGCCACATTAACCTTGTAGTTCCTGTTGCGCACATCTGGTACTTCCGTTCGTTGCCAAATAAAATTGGTTACTTACTGGGCTTGCCAACAAAACGCTTAGACTTAATTATTTACTACGAGCGTTACGTAGTTATACAGCCAGGTATTAAAGAAGCAGATGGAATCAACAAAATGGATTTCTTGACTGAAGAAGAATACCTTGACGTATTAGATACTCTTCCGAAAGAAAACCAGTACCTTGACGACAAAGATCCTCAGAAATTTGTTGCCAAAATGGGTGCCGAGGCTTTGGAAGAACTGTTAAAACGCCTTGATTTGGATGAGCTTTCATTTAGCTTACGCCACCAGGCAGCAAACGAAACTTCACAACAACGTAAAAACGAAGCTTTAAAACGTTTACAGGTTGTTGAGGCTTTCCGTGACGCAAAAACCAGGATTGAAAATAACCCAGAGTGGATGATTGTTAAAATCGTTCCGGTTATCCCTCCTGAATTGCGTCCGTTAGTGCCTTTGGAAGGCGGTCGTTTCGCTACTTCAGATTTGAATGACCTTTACCGCCGTGTAATTATCCGTAACAACCGTTTAAAACGTTTGATCGAGATTAAAGCGCCGGAAGTTATCTTACGTAACGAAAAGCGTATGTTACAGGAAGCTGTAGATTCGTTATTTGACAACTCACGTAAAGTTAACGCGGTTAAAACCGAAGGTAACCGTGCTTTGAAATCACTTTCGGATATCCTGAAAGGTAAACAAGGCCGTTTCCGTCAAAACTTATTAGGTAAACGTGTGGATTACTCTGCCCGTTCGGTAATTGTTGTAGGGCCAAACCTTAAATTACACGAGTGCGGTTTACCAAAAGATATGGCTGCCGAGCTGTTTAAACCATTTATCATCCGCAAAATGATTGAGCGTGGTGTGGTTAAAACAGTAAAATCTGCTAAAAAGATTGTTGACCGTAAAGACCCATTAGTTTGGGATATTTTGGAAAACGTATTGAAAGGACACCCTGTATTGCTAAACCGTGCGCCTACGCTGCACAGGTTGGGTATTCAGTCGTTCCAGCCTAAACTGGTTGAAGGTAAAGCGATTCAATTGCACCCATTAACATGTACGGCCTTCAACGCGGATTTTGACGGTGACCAGATGGCCGTTCACGTACCACTTGGTAACGCGGCAATTTTGGAAGCCCAGGTATTGATGCTTGCATCACACAACATTTTGAACCCCGCCAACGGTACGCCTATTACAGTACCATCACAAGACATGGTGCTTGGTTTGTACTACATAACCAAAGGCCGTAAAACTGATGATGGACGTGTTGTAAAAGGCCAGGGTTTAACTTTTTACTCATCCGAAGAAGTTATTATTGCTTACAACGAACGTAAAATTGATTTGCACGCCTTTATAAAAGTTAAAGCTTTGACAAAAGACCGTGAAGGCAATATTGTAAGCAAAATTATTGATACTACTGTAGGCCGCGTGTTGTTTAACGAACATGTACCTGTTGAAGTAGGTTATATCAATGAACTGCTTACCAAGAAATCACTGCGTGATATTATTGGCGAGGTGGTGAAAATTACCGGTATGGCGCGTGCAGCACAATTCCTTGATGATATTAAGGAGTTAGGTTTCAAGATGGCATTCCAGGGTGGTTTATCATTTAACCTGAAGGATATCAATATCCCTGCTGAAAAAGTTACACTGATCGAAACAGCCTCTAAACAGGTTGAAGAGGTTATGGGTAACTACAACATGGGTTTCATTACCAACAACGAGCGTTATAACCAAATTATCGATATCTGGACCCGTATCAACAACCGCTTAACCGCGAATGTGATGGACATCCTGAGCAACGATAACCAGGGCTTTAACTCAGTGTATATGATGCTTGATTCCGGAGCGCGTGGTTCTAAAGAGCAGATTCGTCAGCTTGCAGGTATGCGTGGTTTGATGGCTAAGCCTCAAAAATCTGGTTCAGGTGGCGAGATTATCGAGAACCCGATTCTTTCAAACTTTAAAGAAGGTTTGTCGGTATTGGAGTACTTTATCTCTACCCACGGTGCACGTAAAGGTTTGGCGGATACGGCGTTAAAAACAGCTGATGCTGGTTACTTAACCCGTAGGCTGCATGACGTTGCCCAGGATATGATTGTAGGCGAAGTGGATTGCGGTACCTTAAGGGGTATTTATACAACTGCGCTAAAAGATAACGAAGATATTGTTGAGCCATTATACGATCGTATTTTAGGCCGTACTACCTTGCATGATGTTCATGACCCTATCACAGGCGAATTGCTGGCATCTGCAGGACAGGATCTGACAGAGGAAGTTGCCAAGAAAATTGAAAACTCTCCTTTAGAAGGTGTTGAAATCCGTTCGGTATTAACTTGCGAAAGCAGGAGAGGTGTATGTGCATTATGCTATGGCCGTAACCTTGCAAGCGGTAAACGCGTGCAAAAGGGCGAGGCTGTTGGTGTAATTGCTGCACAATCAATTGGTGAGCCAGGTACACAGTTAACGTTACGTACATTCCACGTGGGTGGTACCGCGTCAAACATCGCGGCTGAGTCACAGATCAACGCTAAGTTTGATGGTATCATCGAATTTGAAAACGTACGTACTGTTGAATTTAATACCGCCGAAGAAGGTAAAGTTGATGTGGTGTTAGGTCGTTCTGGCGAGTTCAGGATTGTTGAACAGGGAAGCAATAAAGTTATTGTTACCAACAACATCCCTTACGGTTCATACCTGTATGTTAAAGATGGTGCCAAAATCACCAGAGGCGACAGGATTTGTTCATGGGATCCTTACAATGCGGTTATCATATCTGAATTTGCAGGTTTAACCCAGTTTGAAGCTGTATTAGAAGGTATCACTTTCCGTGAAGAATCTGACGAGCAAACCGGTCACCGCGAAAAAGTAATTATCGATACCAGGGATAAAACTAAAAACCCTGTTATCCAGATAACTGATACAAAAGGTAACGTAATAAAAGGATATAACATTCCTGTAGGTGCTCACATTGCCGTTGAAGAAGGCGAAAAACTACAAACCGGGCAGGTTATTGCTAAAATCCCTCGTTCAACTGGTAAAACCCGCGATATCACCGGTGGTTTACCACGTGTAACCGAGTTGTTTGAAGCACGTAACCCATCTAACCCGGCTGTAGTAACCGAAATTGATGGCGTGGTAACCTTAGGCGGTATTAAACGTGGTAACCGCGAAATGACCATCGAATCAAAAGATGGCCAGATCAAGAAATACCTTGTTCCATTGTCAAAACACATCCTTGTACAGGATAACGACTTTGTGAAGGCTGGTATGCCGTTATCAGATGGCTCCATATCTCCGGCAGATATCCTGGCTATTAAAGGCCCGGCTGCAGTGCAGGAGTACCTGGTAAATGGTATACAAGAGGTTTACCGTTTGCAGGGTGTGAAAATTAACGATAAACACTTTGAGGTTATCGTTCACCAGATGATGCAGAAAGTAGCTATCGAGGATGCAGGTGATACCCGTTTCTTGGAGCGTGAAGCTGTTGACAGCTGGGATTTCATGAACGAGAACGATGAGATATTTGACAAGAAAGTTGTAGTTGAGCCAGGCGATTCAACAACATTAAAAGCTGGTCAGATAGTATCATTAAGGAGGTTACGCGATGAGAACTCGATTTTAAAACGTAAAGATTTGAAATTGGTTGAAGTACGCGATGCAATCGCTGCTACATCAAGCCCGATACTGCAAGGTATTACAAGGGCCTCATTAGGCACCAAATCGTTTATCTCTGCAGCATCGTTCCAGGAAACTACCAAAGTACTGAACGAAGCAGCTATAGCAGGTAAAAAAGACAACATGCTTGGCTTGAAAGAAAACGTTATTGTTGGTCACCTTATTCCTTCCGGTACAGGTTTACGCGAATACGAAAATATCCGTGTAGGCTCACAGGAAGAGTTTGACCGCTTAATGGCTTCAAAAGCTGAAGAAGTAGAAGCATAG
- the rplA gene encoding 50S ribosomal protein L1, which translates to MARLTKNQKAALSKIEANKSYSLEAASALVKELTLTKFDSSVDIDVRLGVDPRKANQMVRGIATLPHGTGKTVRVLVLCTPDKEQEAKDAGADYVGLDEYIAKIEGGWTDVDIIITMPSVMAKVGRLGRILGPRNLMPNPKSGTVTPEVGKAVTEVKGGKIDFKVDKTGIIHTSIGKASFPADKIYENALEVLQTISKLKPSAAKGTYFKSIHISSTMSPGITVETKSVAGI; encoded by the coding sequence GTGGCTAGATTAACAAAAAATCAAAAAGCGGCACTCTCCAAAATTGAGGCAAACAAATCGTATTCATTAGAAGCTGCATCAGCTTTGGTAAAGGAATTAACCTTAACTAAATTTGATTCATCAGTTGATATAGACGTTCGTTTAGGTGTTGACCCGCGTAAAGCCAATCAAATGGTACGTGGTATTGCAACATTACCTCATGGAACCGGTAAAACTGTACGTGTATTGGTGCTTTGTACTCCTGATAAGGAACAAGAAGCTAAAGATGCAGGTGCGGATTACGTAGGTTTGGATGAATATATTGCCAAGATTGAAGGCGGATGGACTGACGTTGATATTATCATCACTATGCCAAGTGTAATGGCTAAGGTAGGTCGTTTGGGTAGAATTTTAGGCCCGCGTAACCTTATGCCAAACCCTAAATCAGGAACAGTAACTCCAGAAGTTGGAAAAGCTGTAACTGAGGTAAAAGGCGGTAAAATCGACTTCAAGGTTGATAAAACAGGTATCATCCATACCTCAATAGGAAAAGCATCATTCCCTGCAGATAAAATTTATGAGAATGCATTAGAAGTATTGCAAACTATCTCAAAATTAAAACCATCAGCAGCAAAAGGAACATATTTCAAGAGCATTCACATCTCTTCAACCATGTCTCCTGGAATAACAGTTGAAACTAAATCAGTAGCGGGGATCTAA